The Canis lupus familiaris isolate Mischka breed German Shepherd chromosome 1, alternate assembly UU_Cfam_GSD_1.0, whole genome shotgun sequence DNA window catccccacgcGCCCTCCCTTCCCCCTACACCCCCTGCGCCCCCCTCCACGCCCACGCGTTCTGCGTCCCCACCACAAAAATGGGcttccgggggcggggctgcgcctGCGcacaaaccaccaccaccacgggGCAGCTCCCAGGGTGCTGTGCGGCGGACTCCCGCGAGGCCCTGCGCGGCCGCCTGGACCCCGCGGAGGGGACACGTGGGGTCGCTGTGTGTTGCCGCAGGTTCCCGCGGGGTTGTGGGCGGTGGGCTCGGCCCTGCCCCCGCTGCAGCCCGCCCAGCCCCGGCCGCTCCCCTGGACACTGCCGCTCGCTGTGGGTGCGGGACCGGCGCCTTCCAAACCCTGCAGAGCAGGTAGGTTAGGGATTGCTGTGATGGGGGTGACGGCGGCGGGGAGGTGCGTCCAGCACGGCGAGCTCTGtgagggggcggcgggcggggacaTTCGGAGGGACAGTGTGCGAGGGGGCCGGGTTGCCTGGATGGAGAGTAACTGTGCGAGGGGGCCGGGTTACCTGGATGGAGAGTAACTGCGGGGGCGGAGTGGGGGCAGGTTACCTGGATGGAGAGTAACTGCAGGGTGGAGGGGGGGCAGGTTACCTGGATGGAGAGTAACTCTGTCTGACGGGGTCCAGCTTATCCGATGGAGAGTAACTATGCGAAGGGGGATTGGATGGAAAGTAAATGCAGCATGGCTAGTAAAGGTGCGAGCGGAACCGCGGAGATCTCAACACTGCAGGTGGTTAGCTTTGCTCTCTGGGAGGGCGGGTCTTAGGCACTCAAGCCCTGTGGTCCTGCTAAGGTTTCTGAGCACTTTAGGGGACAGGTTTCAGGTCGTCACTTAAGTTAATCCCCTTCTGAAGCAGCGTTTCAGAGCCCGCTTGTTGAAACCTCTTCCTGGCATTCGTGTCCATCACGTAGTGGTGATTCCTTTTCAGACCTTCCGTGGTGGTCCTGTACCCCAAGTTGCTTCAACTAGTACTTCAGCATCACCTGAAAACCTCAGTTGCTTGAGGACACACGTCCCTCCTGAGCACCAGGCCACCTGCTTCCTGAATGTGCCCCCTCGCAAGCTCTCCCGTGATCTCAGACCCAGCACCTTCCACCGCATGGTTGATCCCCTGTCCTGTGTTCCTGACCTCACAGGATGATAACGTTCACCCACATGTCAGGCCCGAAACGCTAGTGGTCATGCTTCAAGTCATCATCCTCATGTCCGGAAAGTTCTTAAGTCATTTATCTTTAAAGCCCTCTACATTTCTTAACCTGAATTACTGCAACTGCCCCCATTGCTCTGCAGTCCGTCTGTATTACCACCCGGGCAGTCTTTTCAAACTGGAGTGTTATTAATGTTCATTTCTCTGTTAATAATTCAATGTTTTCTGTCCAAACCAAACAATGTTTTCTGAAATCCAAACCTTATGGAATATACTTAGGGCCCTGGTCTATTTGACCTCTTGTCCTCCATTTTTCCTGGGATTGGACTCTCACCAATACTGCACACTTCATTCCAACCACACAAAATTACTTGAGTTTTCAGTACTAGCCATAGTGCTTCATGCATCACCATCAGTATTTCTCAACCTCCACAGTACTTACATCTTGGGCCAAATGGTTCTTTGTTGTAGCCGACTGACCTGTGCATTGGAGAATGTTAAGGAGCATACTCGacctctgcccactagatgccagtagccgACCCACCCCACCTGgttttgacaaaacaaaaaagcaaaaccttcAGCTTTTACCAAATGTTCCCTGAAAAATAGTCTACACTTGCAATCAACTGATATATGCATTTACAAATGCTTTCAGTTTTGCCTATGTTCAATAGATGTCTGATAGACAATCCCAATTTGAGAATAGGTGAAggaatgacaataaaaataaaacaaattcacaaAGTGGGTCATTTTGCAAATAACTGATCTTATCTCTTCAAAAATCAATGTTACTTACCAGATAgaacaaatcattaaaaatttaaagtgaagACTGccaaaaatggtaaatatgtggataaatattaaattacctttttctaaaataaattcttggtAGCTTGCTATTTAAGCAAAAGTAATACCTAAGTATgatgatataataaaaaaatacagcatatatagaaacaaaatgtattaCAATAGCACAGAAGGTTGGAGAGGGAGATGAGATAGGTTATTAGAGGTTTTTACAACATAAGTGAATTGGTATCATTTCAGGGTAGATAGTGGTAAGTTAAAGATGCAGActtgtgatactgtgatttataataagaaatttatatttctctgtcccatttctggcacagagcttctaaaacccttggaatttcctaagtgatgagagtgatcaaggtgtcttttgttatgttaaatcAGGTGACTTTAGAAAGCACCTGATTTAGGTGCTTTAGGGAACTCAGCCACCTGCTTAAAATGTAATTAGAAGGTTAGAATTTACAGATCCACTCTCAGTCTCTGGGAGGGAGAAGGGCTGGAGGTTAAATTCATTACCAATGACCAATCAGTATAATCAATGATGTCAATGTCAGGAAGCCTCCATAGAGACCCAGAAAGACAAGGTTGAGAGAACTTCAGGGTTGGTGAATACATACAGGTTCAGGGAGATGGTGGATTTGAAGACAGCCTGCAAACTCTGTGCCCTTTTCATATAACTTGTCCAGTTTCTCtcatttggctgttcctgagttccttttataataaaccagtaataagtaaaatgtttctctgagttctctgAGCCACTCTAACAAgttaattgaacccaaggagggagTTGTTGGAGCCTCTGATGTATATCCTATACAtgagaagcacaggtgacaacctgggcTTGAGACTCATGTCTAAAGTGGAGGGGAGTAAGCAGCCTTGTGGGACAGAGCTCTTAACCAGTGGGATCTGACACTATGTCTGGGTAGATAATGTGAAAATTGAGTTTAATTGTAGGATgcccagctggtgtcagagaattttTTGGTGGTGTTGGAAAACTCATGCATCTTAATTGGTATCAGAATTATAATCTAAATTGTAGagcaaccaccaaaaaaaaaaaaaaagtacaaataataattagagaaaaattggatagtaaaatatacaattcaaaaGAATACgggaacacagaagaaagaaaaagaagataggaCAAATAGGATGACATATCAAAAACCAAACATGtcagtatatttttattaaagtgttCTAAATACTCCCAATTAAAGCATAAACATTATGAAACTTAATGAAAAGGAAGACCTAGCCATAAGTTAtatgtaagaaatacattttaaatctaaAGACACATATAGGTTGAGTGAAAGttggaaaaaaagatatacagtaCAGATTCTAAAATAAGATGACATGATAAAGTGGCTAAATGAATATTGGACGAAGGAGACTCCTTGATAAGGAATGCTtctaaagagaaagatgaaatttttataatgatgAGATCAATTATCTTATCTAACATAACCTAACTGCATGAGAATCCaaaaaaatgcttcaaaagtATATGAAGCCAGAATTGTTGGctgttaaatgaaaaaacaaagaaatccacAATTATGATTGaagattttcaaagatttatttcaaaaagacttgaaaatttgAAGCTTGAAAAACTACAAAGTTTTTGGTAGAAATATTGCCTTAAACAGCTACAGACATCAAAGAAGCTCTGccatgttatgtattttttaatatgattatggctcttttaaaagaatttgcaCCACTTTAGGAATGTTTTTGTCATCCAAAGAaggtcaacttttttttttttttttttttgcctcttcagTTACAGAAATTATTGCCAAATAATGGCTTATTACCAAAGGTTATCCTAAAGTCAAAGCAAAACACATCCAGAGTCAGAGAGTAATCAATCTGTATGCATACACAGTACTGTTTATTTGTTCACAAAATGATTTGGGGGCATATGTTACAATGTGTATCCACATTTGttctatatttatgttatatGGAGGCTTACATACCGAATTTCAGTTATTCCGCACTCATGGAAAAACAAATTGACGTTacacttccatttatatttaactaCATAAAGGTTTCCTTTGAAGTTTCACAGAGAAATAAACATAACACTGATGTGAACAGAGATTTCTGCCCAAGtttcagaaatttatttatttttcttccaaataacaTCAAATAACATGTGGTTCTGGAGTCGTCCTTCTGGCCCACATGTGAAGGATGGTGATCACAGCCCTATGGgcagcctctccttccctctgggaACTCTGAAGGAATATCGTCGCTTGCTGTGGAGGTGTCGGACCATTTGCTTCTGATGACTCTCTGATGTTTCGGGAAATACCAGCTCATCTCCatctacacatatttttaaatataaaacattagcGTCCTTTAAACTGTTAAAATGCCTCTCCATCCATTAATTTCACATTACTCTCACAAGGAACTGCACAAATATactgctcttatttttaaaagttaaaactggATGCTTATGGCATCCGTTATCAAGAATATGAAGGGAGCACTCATGAACAGAATATAACTTTCAATTTAAacaatacttgaaaaataaatatgcactAACGTATATCTATAAACCAAAACCACTTCTTTAAGAAGAGAGCAGTTGCATTGGTGTTCTTCCACTTTGATTGGCCCTCATGTGTCTGTGCTGTATTCCTCCTACCAGAATTTTGTGGTATAAGGGCATTAGAATATTCTTTTGTGCTGCAGGATAAAATGTAAAGGGTGACTCTTTCTATAGATAAAAACAATTACTGTAACAAAACTAGTATTTCTGAGGCCCACAATAGGAGGAAGAGGTACAAAGATGGAGTAAAgtggctcccctccccaccaattCCCTTCTACAGAATGCAAGAATCAGCCTctactctctgcctcttctgATCTTGGGGAAGGATGCAATCTTCTTTAGACCCCTAGAAGTCCAGAGCCCACTCTATTTTAGTTCTTAATGTCAAGCAGTAAATAAGAACTGTCACCCTGAAACCTTAAAAACTGTCTTagacttcaaaaagaaaataagcttgTAACAAGTTAAATTGAGTCTCCCTCAAAATGTACTGATGTCCTAACCTtcagtacctgtgaatgtgaacttatttggaaataggatatttgcaaatggtcaAGTTAAGTTGAAGTCATTGTGGTGACCAACCTGGAGCAGGTTGTCTCTCTCGGCCTTCAAAGGGAGCAAACCCTTCTGACACCCTGATCTTGAACTTGTAGCCTCCAGGACTGAGCCAGTACATTTCTGTGGTGTAAGCCCCCTGGTCAGTggtactttgtcatggcagccctagcaaactaatagtTAGCTACACTATGTGTGcattaagggagaaaaaaagaaatgaatccatGTGGCTTTTTTCATACCACAAATCTCCTAGAATCTGAAAATATAGATGGAGAC harbors:
- the LOC119875913 gene encoding chitin-binding lectin 1-like, whose protein sequence is MARHPHPHPHAPSVPPIPPRAPLHAHAPSMAPIPPPWPAILTPIPTRPPFPPYLPVPPSMPTHPPWPPYPLHGPPSSPPSPRALPSPYTPCAPLHAHAFCVPTTKMGFRGRGCACAQTTTTTGQLPGCCAADSREALRGRLDPAEGTRGVAVCCRRFPRGCGRWARPCPRCSPPSPGRSPGHCRSLWVRDRRLPNPAEQTFRGGPVPQVASTSTSASPENLSCLRTHVPPEHQATCFLNVPPRKLSRDLRPSTFHRMVDPLSCVPDLTG